The genomic region GACATAGCGGACATGGATCTGCAGGAGCTGCTGGCAGCGTTCCAGGACGATGACGATTAGGCCGCGATGAGGGTCGTCGTCACCGGCGCCGACACCCTTCTCGGTCAGGGCGTGGCGATGCGGCTGACCAGCCTCGGCCACAACGTCACCGGCGTCGGCTCCACGCGTCCCGAGAGTTGGCCGGGCTCAGTCGCATTCACCACCGACACCGGCGGGTTGCTGAATGCGGATGTGGTGGCCTGGTGTGATCCCGCCGCACCCCTGCCCGTCACCGGCGCACGACGGATCGTCATGGCCGCACCGCTGGGCCAGCACGTGCAGCCACCGAGCGACGTCGAGTGCATCGCGGTCCGGTTTCCGCAGGTACTCGGCCGCTCGGTCGATGACGCGGTGCTGCGCCGCTTCGCCCGGCCGGTGCAACTGAGGTCCGGCGAGATCGTCGACCGGCCTCTTCAGGTGGTGCACCCCAACGACCTGCAACGCGTGTTCGTCCGTGCCGTAACGGATTCCAGCCTGCCAGCCGGCGTCATCGACGTCGCCGCCGAGGGCCACACCACCATCCGCGCCATCGCGGGCGCGTTGGGACGGCCGCTACTGCGGGTGCCGACACGGTTCCTGCCGGTCGCCGACCCCGGTCCGCAGGCACCGCTGGACACCCGTCGCCTGCGCGAGGAGTGGGACTGCGCGCCCACGTGGACCGCGGCGCAGTGCGTCGATGACTTCGCGTTGGTGTGCCGGGCCCGCTTCGCCATCGGCCATCGTGTCGTGGCCCTGCCGTGGCGCCTGCCGCGGGTACGGGAGATCCCGGCGGTGGACACACCGTCCGAGGACGGCGTGGCGCCGGTGCCTGCCGGAATCGGCGGCGCCAACGGTGAGTTCGACACACCAATCGACCCGCGGTTCCCGGCGTTCGTCGCGACCAACCTGTCCGAGGCGTTGCCCGGACCATTCTCGCCGTCGTCGGCGTCAGTCACCGTGCGTGGCACCAGGGCTGCGGCGCTGGTGATCTCGCAGCGGCTGCGGCCCGGCGGTGCGGTGCAGCGCGAGATGTCCAAGCGCACCACCGGGGTGTTCGGTCACCGCCTGTATGCCGGTATCACCTCGGGTCACTTCATGGCCCAGACCGTTCCGCTGGTGAAGCCGGACCTCATCATCAACGGATTCTTCGGCCGGACCATCGAGGGCCTTCCGCTGTTCGGTGACGAACTGCCGCCGGTGAATCGGCGCAACATCGTCGGGCACGTACGTGGTGTCCTCACCTTCGCCAACAATCTGCTGGGGTTGACGGCCGGGTCGGGGCAGGACACCCGCGACTTCGTCGGCGATGTGACGCGCCTGGAGTCGCGCGCCGCCGGTGTCGCCGATCTTGACGACCAGCAGTTGCGTGAGCTGATGGCGCTGGCCCGCGACCACGTGGTGCATGCGTGGGTGCTGGCGTCGGCGTCGATCCTGGTGTGCACCGCCTACGGGGTGATCCTGCGGATCCTGTGCGGACGTGACGTACTGCCGTCGACCGGTGCGGACATCACCAGCGCACAGTCGCTTGGCGCGGTGCACCGGCTGGCGGCATCCGCACGGCGTGACCCGGCGGTGGTCGCGCTGCTGAGCACCCCCGAGCCCGACCTCGCCGCCCTGACGCAAATCGCACCCCGGTTCGCCGCCCAGGTGGAACGCGAGATCGGTGTCATCGGCCACCGGGGCCCCGGTGAGGTCGAAATGCGTTGTGCCACATTCTCCGACGACCCGCGGTTGCTGCTGCGAATGGTCGCCAAGACGTTGCAGGCCCCGGCCTGGTTACCACCGCAGCCACCCGCTATTCCGCTATGGGTGCGCCCCGTCGCCGCCGCGGCGGCGGGCCAGATGCGTGATCGCGAGGTCCGCCGCGACCGCATGGTCCGCACCATCTGGCTGCTGCGCGGACTGCTCCGCGAGTACGGGCGGCGGCTCGTCGCCGCGGGCACCCTCGAGCAGCCCGACGACGTCTTCTACCTGCTGGTCGACGAACTGGATGCGCCGCCGCCGGACCTGACGGCAGTCGTGGCCAGGCGCCGGGCGCAGCAGACCGAGCTGCAGCGCCACGTGCCACCGGAGGCGTTCAGTGGCTCCTGGGCTCCCACGGCGGCGCCCACGACCGAACTGACCGGCGGCGACGTGCTGCACGGGCTGGGCGTCTGCGCAGGCGTCGTACGCGGCCGGGTGCGCGTCGTGCGCCCCGAGACCATCGACGATCTCGAGCCCGGTGAGATCCTGGTCGCGAAGGTCACCGACGTCGGTTACACCCCGGCGTTCGCCTATGCGGCGGCCGTCGTCACCGAACTCGGCGGGCACATGTCGCATGCGGCAATCGTGGCCCGTGAGTTCGGTGTGCCGTGTGTGGTCAACGCGCGGGGCGCGTCGACCCGACTGCCGACCGGCACCCTGATCGAAGTCGACGGCGGTACGGGACTCGTCACGGTGCTTGCGCCCGCGCCCGACGCCTGACGTGCCCGGGGACCATCTCGACGGGTGTCATATCGTGGCGGTCATGGACTTCGCGATGTCGGCCAAGGGGCAGGACTTCCACGATCGACTCACCGCCTTCATGATCGAGGAGGTGTTCCCCGCCGAGGAGTCCTACGACGCGTACCGGCTCCAGGCCGGACCAGGTGATCACACCGTTCCGCCGGTGATCGAGGAACTCAAGGTGAAGGCCAAGGCGCGGGGCCTGTGGAACCTGTTCCTACCGTCGGAGTCGGGGCTGACCAACCTGGAGTACGCCCCGCTGGCCGAGTTGAGCGGCTGGAGCATGGAGCTGGGCCCCGAGGCGCTCAACTGTGCCGCCCCCGACACCGGCAACATGGAGACGCTGCACCTCTTCGCGAACGAGGCGCAGAGCAAGCAGTGGCTCGAGCCCCTGCTGGCCGGTGAGATCCGCAGCGCGTTCGCGATGACCGAGCCCGCAGTGGCCTCCAGCGACGCCCGCAACATTCAGACCACGATGCTGCGCGACGGTGACGACTACGTCATCAATGGCCGCAAGTGGTGGATCTCCGGTGCGGCCGACCCGCGCTGCAAGATCCTCATCGTGATGGGCCGCACCAACCCGGATGCGGCCAGCCATCAGCAGCAGTCGATGATCCTCGTCCCGGTCGACACACCGGGTGTCTCGATCGAGCGCTCGCTTCCGGTGTTCGGCTGGCAGGACCAGCACGGCCACTGCGAGGTCAGCTTCGACAACGTGCGGGTGCCGGTCGGCAACCTGCTCGACGAGGAGGGCAGCGGCTTCGCGATCGCCCAGGCACGCCTAGGACCCGGCCGCATCCACCACTGCATGCGCGCGATCGGTGTGGCCGAACGCGCGATCGCGTTGATGACCCACCGGGTGCAGACTCGCATCGCGTTCGGCAAGCCATTGGCCGAGCAGGGTGTGGTGCAGCAGCAGATCGCCCAGTCCCGCAACGAGATCGACCAGACCCGGCTGCTGTGTCACAAGGCGGCGTGGACCATCGATCAGCACGGCAACAAGAGCATCGAGGCGCGCCAGCTGGTCGCGCAGATCAAGGCGGTCGCCCCGCAGATGGCGTGCAATGTCATCGACCGGGCGATCCAGGTGCACGGGGCGGCAGGCATCTGCGACGACACCCCGCTGGCCCGGATGTACGGCTGGCACCGCGCGATGCGGCTGTTCGACGGACCCGACGAGGTCCACATGCGCACCATCGCCCGCAATGAACTGGGCCGGGAGAAGTCCGCGATGGCCGCGGCGGCGAGCCGCCAATCGACCACGGCGGCGAGCCGCCAATCGAGCACGGCGGTGATCGCGTAATGGGATCCCATGGCGACGAACTGTCGGGTGCCTGGAACTTTCGTGATGTCGCTGAGGAGACGGGTATTCGGCCCGGCAGGCTCTACCGCTCCAGCGAGCTGAGCAGGCTGGATGACGGTGGCCGGTCGGCGCTGCTCGACCTCCGCATCGCCGATGTCGCCGATCTCCGGTCGGACCGTGAGGTCGAACGGCGCGGTGCGGGCCTGGTGCCCCGAGAGGTGTCGATTCACCGACTGCCATTCCGTGAACTCGGCGAGCAGGCGCCACACGAGCAGGCGTTCGAGCAGTCCCTGGCCTCCAGCACCGGCGAGGACGTTGCCGTCGTGGCCGGCCGATACATGACCGACGAGTACGCCAAGTACCCGGGCTTGCCCGGTGCGCAATCCGCTGTCCGCCAGCTGATCTCGCTACTGGCCGATGGCCGTCCGGTGCTGGCGCACTGCTTCGCGGGTAAGGACCGCACGGGTTTCACCGTCGCGGTGGCACTTCAGGCGGTGGGCGTCGATCGCGACGCGGTGATGGTCGATTACCTGCGCAGCAACGATGCGATACCGCCGCTCAAGGAACAGATCCTCGAGTCGCTGCGCAAGCGCACCGATGAGCAGACCAAGGAGATCGAGACCTTCGCCGAGGCGCAGCTGACCGACGAGGTGCTTGGCGTACGAGAGGTGTACCTGCACACCGTTTTTCGGGTGATCGACGAGGAGTACGGGTCGGTGGCGAAGTACCTCGACGCCGTCGGCGTCACCGAGGACCAGGTGCGGCGGCTGCACGCCAACCTGCGCTGAGCGGCCGGCCTCCCCATCAGCCAGAGGCCCGAGAACCCTCCGACAGCATGATCAGGCGCGCGACCTCAACCCGCCGTGCCACGTTGAGCTTGCGCAGCACGTTGGCGACGTGAGTGTCCACGGTGCGGATACCGATGAACAGGATGTTGGCGATCTCTCGGTTCGTCTTACCCTGTGCGATAAGTTGCGCCACTTCTGTCTCGCGGCGGGTCAGGGCGCCCGTCAGCGGCGCGGGTTGCGCGTCGACGCCAGTGGGCCTAACCATGCCAACCGCCCCATGGGCGCGCGCGTCGGGCGAGCCGACCGCGGGTAGCTGCCGCGCGGCAAACGTGGCAACGATCTCGGGAAAGTTCACCAGAGCCATCCTCGGCTCGATCCGGGTCTGCATTTCGACGGCGTCGGCACCCAGCTCCGCAGACGATCGTTCGAGGACACGGATCCGTTGTGCGGAGAGCACATCGATGCCGATGAGCAGATCACTGCCCGAGTACTTCCAGTAGTGCCCGGTCATCCCCAGCAGTACTGCGGCAAGTGAGTACTCCCCCTGCATCGCCAGCGACCAAGCGACCACTTCGGTCGCCAATGCCACGCCGAGAAAATCCTGTACCGAGGCCTTCAGTTGCAATGTCCGTCGCGCTTCGGCGTACGCCTGGGTGTACTCCCCCTCCAGATAGTGGACGAGGGACCGCACCCAGGACACCAATCCTCGGCACCAGACGTCACCATCCGCCAGGCATATCCGCTCGCACTCATCGCACTGCTCCAGGGCGACGCGGCGGTCGCCATAGAGCGCCCGCAACTCCGCGTTGAGTTCGAGCAGAAGGGTGAGCGCCCATGGCCGAACCTTCCCATAGGCACCGCTGAGGGCATTCTGAAGTAGAGCGATGCCCTCACTGTGGTGGCCACGAAGTGTGAGGCAGCTGCCAAGCAGACCCTTCGACAGATACGCCTCGTCGGCGCAGTCCGCGAGAAGCGCCAGTTCGTGGCACTGCCCCAGCGATTCCTCCGCCTCGACGCGTAGGCCGCCCAGGAGTTGCGACCAGCCCTTTGTGAGCAGCAGCAAGCACATCTCGGACGCGTCGGGCTCGGTCCGATCTCCGAGCCGATCGGCCCAGATCAAGCTCTCCTTGGTGTGGCCCCCAGCAATCCAGTACGGCCACAGATGCGCATAGAGCTCCGCCGCCTTGTGGGCGCGCGACTCGTCGGCGATTGACCAGTCGAACGCTGCGCGGAAGTTGCCGATCGAGTTCTCGAGACCGGCCAGAATGGGACGCTGATCCGAGCCGAACCAGTTCTCGAACGCCACACGCGCCGCACTGACGCAGTAGTCGAGATGCCGGTCCCGCATCTGAGTGACCACCTCGTCACCGAGCACGATCTGCGCCTTCAACGATCCGAAGGTGCTGACTGTGTCCAAGAGCCGATACCGGGTCGCCGAGGTCTGCTCACTGATCAGAATCGACTTCGCCGTGAGCCGATCCACCGTCTTGAGAAGGTCCGCGTCCACGGTGACGCCCTGGACGGCCGCGATCACATCGGCGGCGACGGCGCCACGAAACACCGACATGGACATCCAGAGCTCTTGTTCGGCCGGCGTGCACCGCTCCCAGGTCCAGACCAGCACGGATTCCAGGCTGGCCTGGTGCGACGCGCCTCCCGGGGCATCGCTCAGAATCTCAAACCGCTGATCCAGATGCGTACGGATTTCGAGCGCGGTCATTGAGCGACTGCGCCCCGCAGCCAGTTCGATAGCCAGCGGAATCCCATCGAGGTGACGGCACAGGGCGTCGATGTCGTGGAAACTCGCCTGGGACACTGGACGCCCGGTGAGTGCCTGTGACCTCGCCATGAAGAGTTCCGCGGCGTCGCTGATCCCATCGCCGTCAGGCGACTCCGTGGACATCGGGGGCACGACGTAGATGTTCTCCCCTGCCACACCGAGTTCCGTGCGAGTAGTGACCAGAATCTTCACCCCGGGACACCACGCGATCAACTCGTCGACGATCGGCGCGAGTGCCGCGACCACGCCTTCACAGCGATCCAGGACCAGCAGGCACGCCTCCTCTTCGAGGAGGTTTCGCAGCGAGGCAGCGGGAGAGCTATCCAGGCCCAGGGCATTGAGGATGGCGTGCTCAACCAACTGGTCACTGCTGGCTACCGACAGGTCAGCGAAGTGGACACCGTCTTCGTAGTCTTCCGCCGAGCGTTTGGCGACCGCCTTCGCCAGTCTGGTCTTGCCGATCCCTCCGATTCCCACAAACGAGACGAGCCGGGCTGTGCGCAACTTGTCGGCAGCGATGGCAACTTCCGTGGAACGTCCGACAAACGGGGTGGGATCTTCGGGAAGCCGACCGTTGGCAAAGTTGCCGCCACGCATCTAGCACCTTCCGTTGGTGTCCGAGACAGTGATGATAGTCACTTCGACTCGCTTCGGACACCCGTCGCTGAAAGCCGTCTCGTTGGCGCCGAGCGGCTCCCTACGTCGCCGGTTGACCGTAGACCGCGACGACGACGGTGCGGTCGAGGCTATTCTCTGACCAGACACCGATTTCGGTGTTGGCGCAGTTGGACATGATGGCCATGTAGTCGGGCCGGTGGTACCAGCTGTTCATGATCTCGATGCCGCTGATGGCCAGCGCCGAGTTAATCGCCACGGTCTCGGAGGCGGTCCCCTTGAAACCGGCCGCACGGGCACGGTCTTGCGGGGTGGACCCGTCGGATCCGAGGTCCGCGTCGAGACGCCGGTTGTTCAGTACGTCGTTGGTATGCCATTGGGCGGCCAACTGAAGTTGTGGGTTGACGCGAATATCGTTGGTACAACCTGCCTGGTGTTGGATGGTGTAGACGTTGGCAACGACGCTGTTGTTGAGTCGTTTGTTGTTCGCAGACGCCGGTGCCGCCTGCAGGACCCCGCCGACTGCGAGCATCAACACCGACGCCATCAGCCCAGTTGTTCGCGGACGCGCATTCATGTAGTCCCCTTCAGTGTGTAACCGTGAAAGTCAAAGTGGGGGCGGCTGATATCCGGCCGCAGAGGTGCGTAGCTGCCAGATCTGGGCCGGACAGATCTCATTGGCCGCCTGGCTCACCAGGTAGGAGGCTTGGAAC from Mycolicibacterium sp. YH-1 harbors:
- a CDS encoding LuxR C-terminal-related transcriptional regulator, whose translation is MRGGNFANGRLPEDPTPFVGRSTEVAIAADKLRTARLVSFVGIGGIGKTRLAKAVAKRSAEDYEDGVHFADLSVASSDQLVEHAILNALGLDSSPAASLRNLLEEEACLLVLDRCEGVVAALAPIVDELIAWCPGVKILVTTRTELGVAGENIYVVPPMSTESPDGDGISDAAELFMARSQALTGRPVSQASFHDIDALCRHLDGIPLAIELAAGRSRSMTALEIRTHLDQRFEILSDAPGGASHQASLESVLVWTWERCTPAEQELWMSMSVFRGAVAADVIAAVQGVTVDADLLKTVDRLTAKSILISEQTSATRYRLLDTVSTFGSLKAQIVLGDEVVTQMRDRHLDYCVSAARVAFENWFGSDQRPILAGLENSIGNFRAAFDWSIADESRAHKAAELYAHLWPYWIAGGHTKESLIWADRLGDRTEPDASEMCLLLLTKGWSQLLGGLRVEAEESLGQCHELALLADCADEAYLSKGLLGSCLTLRGHHSEGIALLQNALSGAYGKVRPWALTLLLELNAELRALYGDRRVALEQCDECERICLADGDVWCRGLVSWVRSLVHYLEGEYTQAYAEARRTLQLKASVQDFLGVALATEVVAWSLAMQGEYSLAAVLLGMTGHYWKYSGSDLLIGIDVLSAQRIRVLERSSAELGADAVEMQTRIEPRMALVNFPEIVATFAARQLPAVGSPDARAHGAVGMVRPTGVDAQPAPLTGALTRRETEVAQLIAQGKTNREIANILFIGIRTVDTHVANVLRKLNVARRVEVARLIMLSEGSRASG
- a CDS encoding CAP domain-containing protein, with translation MASVLMLAVGGVLQAAPASANNKRLNNSVVANVYTIQHQAGCTNDIRVNPQLQLAAQWHTNDVLNNRRLDADLGSDGSTPQDRARAAGFKGTASETVAINSALAISGIEIMNSWYHRPDYMAIMSNCANTEIGVWSENSLDRTVVVAVYGQPAT
- a CDS encoding tyrosine-protein phosphatase translates to MGSHGDELSGAWNFRDVAEETGIRPGRLYRSSELSRLDDGGRSALLDLRIADVADLRSDREVERRGAGLVPREVSIHRLPFRELGEQAPHEQAFEQSLASSTGEDVAVVAGRYMTDEYAKYPGLPGAQSAVRQLISLLADGRPVLAHCFAGKDRTGFTVAVALQAVGVDRDAVMVDYLRSNDAIPPLKEQILESLRKRTDEQTKEIETFAEAQLTDEVLGVREVYLHTVFRVIDEEYGSVAKYLDAVGVTEDQVRRLHANLR
- a CDS encoding PEP-utilizing enzyme, translated to MRVVVTGADTLLGQGVAMRLTSLGHNVTGVGSTRPESWPGSVAFTTDTGGLLNADVVAWCDPAAPLPVTGARRIVMAAPLGQHVQPPSDVECIAVRFPQVLGRSVDDAVLRRFARPVQLRSGEIVDRPLQVVHPNDLQRVFVRAVTDSSLPAGVIDVAAEGHTTIRAIAGALGRPLLRVPTRFLPVADPGPQAPLDTRRLREEWDCAPTWTAAQCVDDFALVCRARFAIGHRVVALPWRLPRVREIPAVDTPSEDGVAPVPAGIGGANGEFDTPIDPRFPAFVATNLSEALPGPFSPSSASVTVRGTRAAALVISQRLRPGGAVQREMSKRTTGVFGHRLYAGITSGHFMAQTVPLVKPDLIINGFFGRTIEGLPLFGDELPPVNRRNIVGHVRGVLTFANNLLGLTAGSGQDTRDFVGDVTRLESRAAGVADLDDQQLRELMALARDHVVHAWVLASASILVCTAYGVILRILCGRDVLPSTGADITSAQSLGAVHRLAASARRDPAVVALLSTPEPDLAALTQIAPRFAAQVEREIGVIGHRGPGEVEMRCATFSDDPRLLLRMVAKTLQAPAWLPPQPPAIPLWVRPVAAAAAGQMRDREVRRDRMVRTIWLLRGLLREYGRRLVAAGTLEQPDDVFYLLVDELDAPPPDLTAVVARRRAQQTELQRHVPPEAFSGSWAPTAAPTTELTGGDVLHGLGVCAGVVRGRVRVVRPETIDDLEPGEILVAKVTDVGYTPAFAYAAAVVTELGGHMSHAAIVAREFGVPCVVNARGASTRLPTGTLIEVDGGTGLVTVLAPAPDA
- a CDS encoding acyl-CoA dehydrogenase family protein — translated: MDFAMSAKGQDFHDRLTAFMIEEVFPAEESYDAYRLQAGPGDHTVPPVIEELKVKAKARGLWNLFLPSESGLTNLEYAPLAELSGWSMELGPEALNCAAPDTGNMETLHLFANEAQSKQWLEPLLAGEIRSAFAMTEPAVASSDARNIQTTMLRDGDDYVINGRKWWISGAADPRCKILIVMGRTNPDAASHQQQSMILVPVDTPGVSIERSLPVFGWQDQHGHCEVSFDNVRVPVGNLLDEEGSGFAIAQARLGPGRIHHCMRAIGVAERAIALMTHRVQTRIAFGKPLAEQGVVQQQIAQSRNEIDQTRLLCHKAAWTIDQHGNKSIEARQLVAQIKAVAPQMACNVIDRAIQVHGAAGICDDTPLARMYGWHRAMRLFDGPDEVHMRTIARNELGREKSAMAAAASRQSTTAASRQSSTAVIA